Below is a window of Frigoribacterium sp. SL97 DNA.
TCGGCTTCGCCATCGTCTGGGTCGCATCCATCGTGCTGACCGTCGACATGGTCCGTGCGGGGCGACGATCACGCCGGCCCCTCGCCGTGGCCCCGACCGCCTAGAAGCGACCATCCCTCGCAAAGTCACGAATGGCTAACGAAACGTCACTTTGACGTCGAGAACACACGCCAGAAACATTCGACCCCTAGTTTCGGACCAATCGCGGCAGGTTCGACCGCCACCGGTCGGGCTGCACTGCCGCTGTCCACGAAAGGGTTCCACGGATGATCCGATCCAGCACCGCCCTCCGAGCACTGGCTCTCGCCGGCGCAGCCTCCGTGCTGCTCGCTGCCTGTTCGACGGCATCTCCCTCTGACGACGCCTCGTCGTCGTCGTCGGCCAAGGCCGATCCCGCCGCCAAGTGCGAGGTCGGGACGCCCAGCACCGATCCCTTCGCGATCGGCACCATGCTGCCGCTGACCGGAACCCTGGCCTACCTCGGCCCGCCCGCCATCGCGGGCGCCAACCTGGCCATCAGCGACATCAACGCCGCCGGCGGCGTGCTCGACCAGCCGGCCGAGATCTCGACCAGCACCGACTCGGGCGACAGCAACGACATGACCGTGTCGAGCAACGCCGCGACGCAGCTGATCGACGCCAAGGTGCCCGTCGTGCTCGGTGCCGAGTCGTCGAGCGTCACGCTCAACGTGGTCGACCAGCTCACCAGCAACTGCATCATCGAGATCTCGCCCGCCAACACGGCGAGCTCGCTCAGCGGCTACTCGTCCTACTACTACCGCACCGCTCCGCCGGACTCGGTGCAGGGCTCGGCGCTCGGCCAGCAGATCACGGCCGACGGCAACGCCAACGTCGCGTTCCTCGTCTTCAACGACACCTACGGCACGGGTCTGCGCGACTCGACGCAGAAGTCGATCGAGAGCTCGGGCGGCACCGTCGTGTACGGCGGCACCGGCAAGGGCGAAGAGTTCCCTCCCGGTCAGACCACCTTCTCGTCCGAGGTGTCGGCGGCCATCGCCGCCGAGCCCGACGCGATCGTCATCCTGGCCTTCGACGAGACCAAGTCGATCGTGCCCGAGCTGAAGAGCCAGGGCTGGGACATGAGCAAGGTCTACATGTCCGACGGCAACACGGCCGACTACAGCGCCGACTTCGAGCCCGGCACCCTCGCGGGCGCCAAGGGCACGATCCCCGGTGCCGACGCGAGCGCCGACTTCAAGTCGAAGCTCGTGGCCGGCTACAAGGCGAGCGAGGGCGGCGACCTGGCCGACTTCTCGTACGCGGCCGAGTCGTACGACGCCGTCATCCTGACCGCTCTCGCGGCACAGGCCGGTGGCGGCACCGACGCCGGGACGATCCAGGCCAACATGGCCGCGGTCTCCGGAGCGGACGGCGGCACCGAGTGCACGACGTACGCGGACTGCAAGACCGCGCTCGACGCCGGTGACGACATCCACTACACCGGCCCCTCGGGCATCGGAGCGTTCAACGACAACAACGACCCGTCGTCCGCCTCGATCGGCGTCTACACGTTCGACGACGACAACAAGCCCGTCTACCAGACCGGCATCGAGGGCAAGGTCGAATAACGGCACCTCGCACCACCCGGGGCCCGGCACGAGTCATCGTGCCGGGCCCTTCGGCGTGCCGAGGAGGTGACGTGTCGGGTCTCGGCCCCGGCCCCGGCCCAGCACCTGTCCGCTCCGCCCCACACCTCGTCACACCGCGTTTCGTGCACCGCACCGCGTCGAGACGGGGTGCGCTGCACGAAACGCGGCGCGCAGCACCCGCGTCCCCGACGCCAGCGCCCGACGCCAGCGCCCGACGCCAGCGCCCGGCGCCCGGCCCCCGGCGCCGGACGCACGCACGAGGCCCCGACCACGCCAGGGCGTGATCGGGGCCTCAAGGCGCCACCGGGGGCGTCAGGACGCGTCGACGTCCTTCGCCAGGGTGCCGAGGTAGAGCTCGATGACCTTGGGGTCGTCGGCCAGCTCGCGGCCGGTGCCCGAGTAGGCGTTGCGGCCCTGGTCGAGGACGTAGCCGCGGTCACAGATCTGCAGGCAGCGGCGGGCGTTCTGTTCGACCATGATCACCGAGACGCCGGCCTTGTTGATGCGGCGGGTGCGGATGAACGTCTCGTCCTGGCGCACGGGCGACAGGCCGGCGGACGGCTCGTCGAGCAGCAGCACCTTCGGGTCCATCATCAGGGCCCTGGCCATGGCGACGGACTGCCGTTCGCCGCCCGAGAGTGAGCCGGCACGCTGGCCGCGACGGTCGGCGAGCACCGGGAACAGGTCGTAGATGACCTCGAGGCGTTCGGCGAACTTCTTGGGCCGCAGGAACATGCCCATCTGCAGGTTCTCCTCGATGGTGAGCGAGGGGAACACGTTGTTGGTCTGCGGGACGAAGCCGACGCCCGCCTCGACCAGCTTGTTGGCCTTGAGGTTCGTGATGTCGGTGCCGCCGAGCGTGACCGATCCCGAGTGGATCTTGACCTGGCCGAAGAGCGCCTTGAGCAGCGTGGACTTGCCGGCGCCGTTCGGGCCGATGATGCCGATCAGTTCGCCCGGGTAGCAGACGAGGTCGCACCCGTTGAGGATGTTGACGCCGGGCAGGTAGCCCGCGACGAGGTCCGTGGCGTTCATCACCGGCTCGACGCCCGCGAACTTCTCGGTGCCCGGGTGCTTGGCCGCGGTGGTGGCGCCCGCGCCGTCCTGTGCCGTGCTCATCGCTTGTCTCCGCTCTGCCGTCCGTCGGACAGCTGGTCGTCGGCCGCGTTCGTGGCCTGCGGGGTCGAGGGGTCGGGGTGGCCGGGCAGGTCGCGTCCGGCGACGCCGCCCGTCGACGAGGAGGCGCTGGTCGCCTCGGCCGCGCGGGCCGCGTCCTCGCGTGCCACCTCTTCTTCGAGCTGTTCGAGCGTGGCGTCGTCGAGCAGCGAGTCGTCGCCCAGGTCGGTGTCGTGGTGCGCACCCAGGTAGGCGTCGATGACGGCTTGGTCGTCCATGACCGTGTCGGCCGGGCC
It encodes the following:
- a CDS encoding ABC transporter substrate-binding protein, coding for MIRSSTALRALALAGAASVLLAACSTASPSDDASSSSSAKADPAAKCEVGTPSTDPFAIGTMLPLTGTLAYLGPPAIAGANLAISDINAAGGVLDQPAEISTSTDSGDSNDMTVSSNAATQLIDAKVPVVLGAESSSVTLNVVDQLTSNCIIEISPANTASSLSGYSSYYYRTAPPDSVQGSALGQQITADGNANVAFLVFNDTYGTGLRDSTQKSIESSGGTVVYGGTGKGEEFPPGQTTFSSEVSAAIAAEPDAIVILAFDETKSIVPELKSQGWDMSKVYMSDGNTADYSADFEPGTLAGAKGTIPGADASADFKSKLVAGYKASEGGDLADFSYAAESYDAVILTALAAQAGGGTDAGTIQANMAAVSGADGGTECTTYADCKTALDAGDDIHYTGPSGIGAFNDNNDPSSASIGVYTFDDDNKPVYQTGIEGKVE
- a CDS encoding ABC transporter ATP-binding protein — encoded protein: MNATDLVAGYLPGVNILNGCDLVCYPGELIGIIGPNGAGKSTLLKALFGQVKIHSGSVTLGGTDITNLKANKLVEAGVGFVPQTNNVFPSLTIEENLQMGMFLRPKKFAERLEVIYDLFPVLADRRGQRAGSLSGGERQSVAMARALMMDPKVLLLDEPSAGLSPVRQDETFIRTRRINKAGVSVIMVEQNARRCLQICDRGYVLDQGRNAYSGTGRELADDPKVIELYLGTLAKDVDAS